The proteins below are encoded in one region of Rhizobium sp. ZPR4:
- the trbC gene encoding conjugal transfer pilin TrbC, with the protein MSRRTQIIFASVALAVISLILAEPALASSGGGGLPWESPLQQIQQSITGPVAGFIALAAVAIAGAMLIFGGELNDFARRLCYVALVGGVLLGATQIVALFGATGASIGEAATQSEPDIFKPTATLRAEGEEAHG; encoded by the coding sequence ATGTCGCGTAGGACACAGATTATTTTCGCCAGCGTGGCACTAGCTGTCATTTCTCTAATCCTCGCTGAGCCGGCGCTTGCATCATCCGGCGGTGGTGGGCTGCCGTGGGAATCGCCACTACAGCAGATCCAACAGTCCATCACCGGTCCTGTCGCCGGCTTCATCGCTCTGGCCGCCGTGGCGATCGCCGGCGCCATGCTGATCTTCGGCGGCGAACTGAACGATTTCGCTCGAAGGCTTTGCTATGTCGCCCTCGTTGGCGGGGTTCTCCTGGGAGCCACTCAGATCGTCGCCCTGTTCGGTGCGACAGGCGCGTCGATTGGGGAGGCGGCGACACAGTCCGAACCGGACATCTTCAAACCCACGGCAACGCTTCGCGCGGAAGGGGAGGAGGCTCATGGCTGA
- the trbB gene encoding P-type conjugative transfer ATPase TrbB has protein sequence MTQLRSHPRLVRKLQDALGDQLCAALDDAMVVEIMLNPDGRLFIERLGHGVAPAGAMSAAAAEVVIGSVAHALQSEADDEQPIISGELPIGGHRFEGLLPPVVSAPTFTIRRRASRLIPLDDYVKSKVMTEAQASVLRTAIASRLNIVISGGTGSGKTTLANAVIAEIVAAAPDDRMVILEDTAEIQCAAENAVCLHTTDTVDMPRLLKSTMRLRPDRIIVGEVRDGAALTLLKAWNTGHPGGVTTIHSNTAMSALRRLEQLTAEASQQPMQDVIGEAVDLVVSIERTGQGRRVREIIHVEGFSNSHYRTEHYAQIDEDSHVA, from the coding sequence GTGACCCAGCTCCGTTCCCATCCCCGTCTTGTCCGCAAACTCCAGGACGCGCTCGGCGACCAGCTTTGTGCTGCACTCGACGACGCAATGGTTGTCGAGATCATGCTCAATCCGGACGGCAGACTGTTCATTGAACGGTTGGGGCATGGCGTCGCCCCGGCCGGCGCGATGAGTGCTGCCGCCGCCGAAGTCGTCATCGGCAGTGTCGCCCATGCGCTGCAATCGGAAGCCGACGACGAGCAACCGATCATTTCCGGCGAACTCCCGATCGGGGGACATCGGTTCGAGGGGTTGTTGCCGCCTGTGGTATCGGCTCCTACTTTTACGATCCGGAGACGGGCATCACGGCTTATTCCACTCGACGACTATGTGAAGTCGAAGGTGATGACCGAAGCCCAGGCCTCGGTACTACGCACCGCGATTGCTTCGCGCCTGAACATCGTCATTTCTGGCGGAACCGGGTCTGGCAAGACGACGCTTGCAAATGCCGTCATCGCCGAGATCGTTGCGGCGGCGCCGGATGATCGCATGGTCATTCTTGAGGACACCGCCGAGATCCAATGCGCGGCGGAAAACGCAGTGTGCCTGCACACCACCGATACAGTCGATATGCCCCGGCTCTTGAAGAGCACGATGCGTCTCAGGCCTGATCGCATCATCGTCGGCGAGGTCCGTGACGGTGCCGCCCTTACACTGCTCAAGGCCTGGAATACAGGCCACCCGGGCGGTGTCACCACCATTCACTCCAATACCGCGATGTCGGCTTTGCGCCGGCTGGAGCAGCTGACCGCAGAAGCCAGCCAGCAGCCGATGCAGGACGTGATCGGAGAAGCGGTTGATCTCGTCGTCTCCATCGAACGGACAGGGCAGGGGAGGCGGGTCCGCGAGATCATTCACGTCGAGGGCTTCAGCAACTCGCACTACCGGACCGAACATTACGCTCAAATCGATGAGGACAGCCATGTCGCGTAG